A DNA window from Phycisphaerae bacterium contains the following coding sequences:
- a CDS encoding fasciclin domain-containing protein: MPDIISQLHQRSDFSRFLKLLRQVDLVTILQNYGPWTIFAPSDAAFDRLPPGSVDGWRHDVARLNDILMYHIVEGELLWEDLTEMSEVITIEGDTVAIDTHDGLAISGAKVTEADIEADNGVIHVIDHVIMPAHVAD; this comes from the coding sequence ATGCCGGACATCATCTCCCAACTGCACCAACGCAGTGACTTCAGCCGTTTCCTCAAGCTCCTTCGCCAGGTCGACCTGGTCACCATCCTCCAGAACTACGGCCCGTGGACCATCTTCGCCCCGTCCGATGCCGCCTTCGACCGACTCCCGCCCGGCAGCGTCGACGGCTGGCGCCATGACGTCGCCCGCCTCAACGATATCCTGATGTACCACATCGTCGAAGGCGAACTGCTCTGGGAAGACCTGACGGAGATGTCCGAGGTTATCACCATCGAGGGCGACACCGTCGCCATCGACACCCACGACGGCCTGGCCATCAGCGGGGCCAAAGTCACCGAGGCCGACATCGAAGCCGACAACGGCGTGATCCACGTGATCGACCACGTCATCATGCCCGCCCACGTCGCCGACTGA